A section of the Streptomyces sp. V3I8 genome encodes:
- a CDS encoding acetyl-CoA carboxylase biotin carboxylase subunit yields the protein MFDTVLVANRGEIAVRVIRTLRSLGVRSVAVFSDADADARHVREADTAVRIGAAPAAESYLSVERLLAAAARTGAQAVHPGYGFLAENAEFARACTAAGLVFIGPPADAISLMGDKIRAKETVRAAGVPVVPGSSGSGLTDAELASAAREIGMPVLLKPSAGGGGKGMRLVRDAAALADEIAAARREARASFGDGTLLVERWVDRPRHIEIQVLADGHGNVVHLGERECSLQRRHQKIIEEAPSVLLDEETRAAMGEAAVQAARSCGYSGAGTVEFIVPGSDPASYYFMEMNTRLQVEHPVTEMITGLDLVEWQLRVAAGERLGFGQCDVTLTGHAVEARVCAEDPARGFLPSGGTVLRLHEPRGNGVRTDSGLTEGTEVGSLYDPMLSKVIAYGPDRATALRRLRAALAETVTLGVQTNAGFLRRLLAHPAVVAGDLDTGLVEREVEGLVPDGVPEEVYEAAAAVRLHALAPATGGWTDPFSVPNGWRLGGEPVPPVFDVRVTGHEPVARRARPDAEVTPTRVSVTLDGVRHTFHHHGTWLGRDGDAWNVLDHDPVAASLTGAAHAGAHSLTAPMPGTVTVVKVAVGDEVAAGQSLLVVEAMKMEHVIAAPHAGTVTELDVSPGTTVAMDQTLAVVAPLEEADTAAATEGAAS from the coding sequence ATGTTCGACACGGTACTGGTCGCCAATCGGGGCGAGATCGCCGTCCGGGTCATCCGGACCCTGCGGTCGCTGGGCGTGCGCTCGGTGGCCGTCTTCTCCGACGCGGACGCCGACGCCCGCCACGTGCGCGAGGCGGACACGGCGGTACGCATCGGCGCGGCGCCGGCCGCCGAGAGCTACCTGTCGGTGGAGCGGCTGCTGGCGGCGGCGGCGCGGACGGGCGCGCAGGCGGTGCACCCGGGCTACGGGTTCCTCGCGGAGAACGCGGAGTTCGCGCGGGCGTGCACGGCGGCCGGGCTGGTCTTCATCGGCCCCCCGGCGGACGCGATCTCCCTGATGGGCGACAAGATCCGCGCCAAGGAGACGGTGCGGGCGGCGGGGGTCCCGGTGGTGCCGGGCTCCTCCGGCAGTGGCCTGACCGACGCCGAACTGGCCTCCGCGGCACGGGAGATCGGCATGCCGGTGCTGCTGAAGCCCTCGGCGGGCGGGGGCGGCAAGGGCATGCGGCTGGTGCGCGACGCGGCCGCGCTGGCGGACGAGATCGCCGCCGCGCGCCGTGAGGCCCGGGCCTCCTTCGGCGACGGCACCCTCCTCGTCGAGCGGTGGGTCGACCGGCCCCGGCACATCGAGATCCAGGTCCTGGCGGACGGCCACGGGAACGTGGTGCACCTCGGCGAGCGCGAGTGCTCCCTCCAGCGCCGGCACCAGAAGATCATCGAGGAGGCGCCCAGCGTGCTCCTCGACGAGGAGACCCGCGCCGCGATGGGCGAGGCGGCCGTCCAGGCGGCCCGTTCCTGCGGTTACTCGGGCGCGGGCACGGTCGAGTTCATCGTGCCGGGCAGTGATCCGGCCTCGTACTACTTCATGGAGATGAACACGCGTCTGCAGGTCGAGCACCCCGTGACCGAGATGATCACGGGTCTGGACCTGGTGGAGTGGCAGCTGCGGGTGGCCGCGGGCGAGCGGCTCGGCTTCGGCCAGTGCGACGTCACGCTCACCGGGCACGCCGTGGAGGCCCGCGTCTGCGCGGAGGACCCCGCGCGGGGTTTCCTGCCGTCCGGCGGCACGGTCCTGCGGCTGCACGAGCCCCGGGGGAACGGCGTGCGCACCGACTCGGGCCTCACCGAGGGCACGGAGGTCGGCTCGCTGTACGACCCGATGCTGTCCAAGGTGATCGCGTACGGCCCCGACCGCGCGACGGCCCTGCGCCGCCTCCGCGCGGCCCTGGCGGAGACGGTGACGCTGGGGGTGCAGACGAACGCGGGGTTCCTCCGGAGGCTGTTGGCGCATCCGGCGGTGGTGGCGGGCGACCTGGACACGGGGCTGGTGGAGCGGGAGGTGGAGGGGCTGGTCCCGGACGGGGTTCCGGAGGAGGTGTACGAGGCCGCCGCGGCCGTACGCCTGCACGCGCTCGCCCCCGCCACCGGCGGCTGGACCGATCCGTTCTCCGTACCGAACGGCTGGCGGCTCGGGGGCGAACCGGTTCCGCCCGTCTTCGACGTGCGGGTGACGGGACATGAACCCGTCGCTCGCCGGGCCCGGCCGGACGCCGAGGTCACCCCCACGCGGGTCTCCGTGACCCTCGACGGCGTACGCCACACCTTCCACCACCACGGCACCTGGCTCGGCCGGGACGGCGACGCCTGGAACGTGCTGGACCACGACCCGGTCGCCGCCTCCCTCACCGGCGCGGCGCACGCGGGGGCACACTCCCTCACCGCGCCCATGCCCGGCACGGTGACCGTCGTGAAGGTCGCCGTCGGGGACGAGGTGGCCGCCGGGCAGAGCCTGCTGGTGGTGGAGGCGATGAAGATGGAGCACGTCATCGCCGCCCCGCACGCCGGCACCGTCACGGAACTGGACGTCTCCCCGGGCACGACGGTCGCGATGGACCAGACCCTGGCCGTGGTCGCGCCACTCGAAGAAGCCGACACGGCGGCCGCCACGGAAGGGGCCGCGTCATGA
- a CDS encoding carboxyl transferase domain-containing protein: MHEAPELHSAADPASETWRDNEAAHRALVDELRHKLAAARLGGGERARARHTARGKLLPRDRVDTLLDPGSPFLELAPLAADGLYEGQAPAAGVIAGIGRVAGRECVVVANDATVKGGTYYPMTVKKHLRAQEVALENRLPCVYLVDSGGAFLPMQDEVFPDRDHFGRIFYNQARMSGAGIPQIAAVLGSCTAGGAYVPAMSDEAVIVRGQGTIFLGGPPLVKAATGEVVTAEELGGGEVHSRVSGVTDHLAEDDAHALRIVRTIVSTLPDRGPLPWSVTSAVEPKVDPAGLYGAVPVDSRTPYDVREVIARVVDGSRFAEFKSEFGQTLVTGFAHIHGHPVGIVANNGILFSESAQKGAHFIELCDQRGIPLVFLQNISGFMVGRRYEAGGIAKHGAKMVTAVACARVPKLTVVVGGSYGAGNYSMCGRAYSPRFLWMWPNAKISVMGGEQAASVLATVKRDQLEGRGESWPAAEEEAFKDPVRAQYETQGSAYYATARLWDDGVIDPMETRQVLGLALTACANAPLGEPRFGVFRM, translated from the coding sequence ATGCACGAGGCACCGGAGCTCCACAGCGCGGCCGATCCCGCGTCGGAGACCTGGCGGGACAACGAGGCGGCACACCGCGCGCTCGTCGACGAGCTGCGGCACAAGCTCGCCGCGGCGCGCCTCGGCGGCGGCGAGCGGGCCCGCGCCCGGCACACCGCCCGCGGCAAGCTGCTGCCGCGCGACCGCGTGGACACGCTGCTCGACCCCGGCTCGCCGTTCCTGGAGCTGGCCCCGCTGGCGGCCGACGGGCTGTACGAGGGGCAGGCCCCGGCGGCGGGCGTCATCGCCGGCATCGGCCGGGTCGCGGGCCGCGAGTGCGTGGTGGTCGCCAACGACGCCACGGTCAAGGGCGGCACGTACTACCCGATGACGGTGAAGAAGCACCTGCGCGCCCAGGAGGTGGCGCTGGAGAACCGTCTCCCCTGCGTCTACCTGGTGGACTCGGGCGGCGCCTTCCTCCCGATGCAGGACGAGGTCTTCCCCGACCGCGACCACTTCGGCCGGATCTTCTACAACCAGGCCCGCATGTCGGGCGCCGGCATCCCCCAGATCGCGGCCGTCCTCGGCTCGTGCACGGCCGGCGGGGCGTACGTCCCCGCGATGAGCGACGAGGCGGTCATCGTGCGCGGCCAGGGCACGATCTTCCTCGGCGGCCCGCCGCTGGTGAAGGCCGCGACCGGCGAGGTCGTCACGGCGGAGGAGCTGGGCGGCGGCGAGGTCCACTCCCGCGTCTCCGGGGTCACCGACCACCTGGCGGAGGACGACGCGCACGCGCTGCGCATCGTCCGGACCATCGTCTCCACCCTTCCCGACCGTGGCCCCCTGCCCTGGTCGGTCACGTCCGCCGTCGAGCCGAAGGTGGACCCGGCCGGGCTGTACGGCGCGGTGCCGGTCGACTCCCGCACCCCCTACGACGTGCGCGAGGTCATCGCCCGCGTGGTGGACGGCTCACGCTTCGCGGAGTTCAAGTCCGAGTTCGGGCAGACCCTGGTCACCGGCTTCGCCCACATCCACGGCCACCCGGTCGGGATCGTCGCCAACAACGGCATCCTGTTCTCCGAGTCGGCCCAGAAGGGCGCCCACTTCATCGAGCTGTGCGACCAGCGCGGCATCCCCCTCGTCTTCCTGCAGAACATCTCCGGGTTCATGGTGGGCCGCCGGTACGAGGCCGGGGGCATCGCCAAGCACGGCGCCAAGATGGTGACCGCGGTGGCCTGCGCGCGCGTACCGAAGCTGACGGTCGTGGTCGGCGGCTCGTACGGCGCGGGCAACTACTCGATGTGCGGCCGGGCGTACTCGCCGCGCTTCCTGTGGATGTGGCCGAACGCCAAGATCTCCGTGATGGGCGGCGAGCAGGCCGCCTCCGTCCTCGCGACCGTCAAGCGCGACCAGCTGGAGGGGCGCGGCGAGTCCTGGCCGGCGGCGGAGGAGGAGGCCTTCAAGGACCCGGTCCGCGCGCAGTACGAGACCCAGGGCAGCGCCTACTACGCGACGGCCCGGCTCTGGGACGACGGCGTGATCGACCCGATGGAGACCCGGCAGGTGCTGGGTCTGGCCCTGACGGCTTGTGCGAACGCCCCGCTGGGTGAACCCCGGTTCGGCGTCTTCCGGATGTGA
- a CDS encoding TetR/AcrR family transcriptional regulator yields the protein MATRTDAPTRREQILKEAARLFAERGFHGVGVDEIGAAVGISGPGLYRHFAGKDAMLAELLVGISEQLLTGGKRRVAESDGDPGALLDSLIEGHIDFALDDRPLITLHDRELDRLRDSDRKLVRQLQRQYVELWVAVVRELHPGLAEPGARSAVHSVFGLLNSTPHLGRPGALPGRAGTAELLHRMARGAFAAAGTARAAGTAGA from the coding sequence ATGGCCACCAGAACCGACGCCCCCACCCGCCGCGAGCAGATCCTCAAGGAGGCCGCCCGGCTCTTCGCCGAGCGCGGGTTCCACGGGGTGGGCGTCGACGAGATAGGCGCGGCGGTCGGCATCAGCGGCCCCGGCCTGTACCGGCACTTCGCGGGCAAGGACGCGATGCTCGCCGAGCTGCTGGTCGGGATCAGCGAGCAGCTGCTGACCGGGGGCAAGCGCCGTGTGGCGGAGTCCGACGGGGACCCGGGAGCGCTCCTCGACTCGCTCATCGAGGGGCACATCGACTTCGCGCTCGACGACCGCCCGCTGATCACCCTGCACGACCGCGAGCTGGACCGCCTGCGGGACAGCGACCGCAAGCTGGTGCGGCAGCTGCAGCGCCAGTACGTCGAACTGTGGGTGGCGGTCGTGCGCGAGCTGCACCCCGGCCTGGCCGAACCGGGCGCCCGTTCGGCCGTGCACTCGGTCTTCGGTCTCCTCAACTCCACACCGCACCTGGGGCGGCCGGGGGCGCTGCCCGGGCGGGCGGGCACGGCGGAACTGTTGCACCGTATGGCGAGGGGCGCCTTCGCGGCGGCCGGGACGGCCCGAGCGGCCGGGACGGCCGGGGCGTGA
- a CDS encoding acyl-CoA dehydrogenase family protein, translated as MRRTVFSEDHEAFRETLRAFIEAEVVPVYDEWFTAGQVPRDFYYKLAELGVFGIRVDEEFGGAGIDSYKFEAVMYEETARAGVSFGGSGVHVLLGLPYIKALATDEQKKRFLPKFVSGEEMWALAMTEPGTGSDLAGMKTTAKLSEDGTHYVLNGAKTFITGGVHADRVIVCARTSAPTAEDRRFGISLFAVDTRSEGYSVGRKLDKLGLKTSDTAELAFVDVKVPLEDLLGEENKGFSYLGGNLPSERWGIAFGAYAQAAAAVRFAKEYVQERTVFGKPVSHFQNTKFELAACQAEVDAAQAVADRALEALDEGELSAAEAASAKLFCTEVAHRVIDRCLQLHGGYGFMNEYPIARLYADNRVNRIYGGTSEIMKSIIAKNMGL; from the coding sequence GTGCGCCGTACGGTGTTCAGCGAGGATCACGAGGCGTTCCGGGAGACCCTGCGCGCCTTCATCGAGGCCGAGGTCGTCCCGGTCTACGACGAGTGGTTCACGGCGGGCCAGGTGCCCCGCGACTTCTACTACAAGCTCGCCGAACTGGGCGTCTTCGGTATCCGCGTGGACGAGGAGTTCGGCGGCGCCGGCATCGACTCGTACAAGTTCGAGGCCGTGATGTACGAGGAGACCGCCCGCGCGGGCGTCTCCTTCGGCGGCTCCGGTGTGCACGTGCTGCTGGGCCTGCCCTACATCAAGGCGCTCGCCACCGACGAGCAGAAGAAGCGCTTCCTGCCGAAGTTCGTCTCCGGCGAGGAGATGTGGGCGCTCGCGATGACCGAGCCGGGCACCGGCTCCGACCTCGCGGGCATGAAGACCACCGCGAAGCTCTCCGAGGACGGCACGCACTACGTCCTCAACGGCGCCAAGACGTTCATCACCGGCGGCGTGCACGCCGACCGCGTCATCGTCTGCGCCCGCACCTCCGCGCCCACGGCCGAGGACCGCCGCTTCGGCATCTCGCTGTTCGCCGTGGACACCAGGTCCGAGGGCTACTCGGTGGGCCGCAAGCTCGACAAGCTCGGCCTGAAGACCTCCGACACCGCCGAGCTGGCGTTCGTCGACGTGAAGGTGCCGCTCGAGGACCTCCTCGGCGAGGAGAACAAGGGCTTCTCCTACCTCGGCGGCAACCTGCCCTCCGAGCGCTGGGGCATCGCCTTCGGCGCGTACGCCCAGGCCGCGGCCGCCGTCCGCTTCGCCAAGGAGTACGTGCAGGAGCGCACCGTCTTCGGCAAGCCGGTCTCCCACTTCCAGAACACCAAGTTCGAGCTGGCCGCCTGCCAGGCCGAGGTGGACGCCGCGCAGGCCGTCGCCGACCGCGCCCTGGAAGCCCTCGACGAGGGCGAGCTGTCGGCCGCCGAGGCCGCGTCCGCGAAGCTGTTCTGCACCGAGGTCGCGCACCGCGTCATCGACCGCTGCCTCCAGCTGCACGGCGGCTACGGCTTCATGAACGAGTACCCGATCGCCCGGCTGTACGCGGACAACCGCGTCAACCGCATCTACGGCGGCACCAGCGAGATCATGAAGTCGATCATCGCCAAGAACATGGGCCTGTAG
- a CDS encoding acyl-CoA thioesterase II, with the protein MSQALESLLDLLDLERIEQDIFRGQSRFAVVPRVFGGQVAAQALVAAGRTVPADRHAHSLHAYFLRAGDPGAPIVYTVDRIRDGRSFTTRRVVAVQHGQPIFHLSASFQTYEEGMDHQAGMPPAPDPETLETTAEMLPRYLAAYGDQGVARRMLEARAAVDLRYVDAPPFASVGEPREPRSQVWFRTNGKLDGAIDEPLLHVCLATYVSDMTLLDSVLLAHGRGGWVTGDVVGASLDHAMWFHRPFRADEWLLYDQESPSASGGRGLGQARIYTRDGRLAITVIQEGVVRIPR; encoded by the coding sequence ATGAGTCAGGCACTTGAGTCCCTGCTCGATCTGCTCGACCTCGAGCGGATCGAGCAGGACATCTTCCGCGGCCAGTCACGCTTCGCCGTCGTCCCGCGCGTCTTCGGCGGGCAGGTCGCGGCGCAGGCGCTGGTCGCCGCGGGGCGTACGGTCCCCGCCGACCGGCACGCCCACTCCCTGCACGCCTACTTCCTGCGCGCCGGGGACCCGGGCGCGCCCATCGTCTACACCGTCGACCGCATCCGCGACGGCCGGTCCTTCACGACCCGCCGGGTGGTCGCCGTCCAGCACGGGCAGCCGATCTTCCACCTCTCCGCGTCGTTCCAGACGTACGAGGAGGGCATGGACCACCAGGCCGGCATGCCGCCCGCGCCCGATCCGGAGACCCTGGAGACCACGGCCGAGATGCTGCCGCGGTACCTGGCGGCGTACGGCGACCAGGGGGTGGCCCGGCGGATGCTGGAGGCGCGGGCCGCCGTCGACCTGCGCTACGTCGACGCGCCGCCGTTCGCCAGCGTCGGCGAGCCGCGCGAACCGCGCTCGCAGGTGTGGTTCCGCACCAACGGCAAGCTCGACGGCGCCATCGACGAGCCGCTGCTGCACGTCTGCCTCGCCACGTACGTCTCCGACATGACGCTCCTCGACTCCGTGCTGCTCGCCCACGGGCGCGGCGGCTGGGTCACCGGGGACGTCGTCGGGGCCAGCCTGGACCACGCGATGTGGTTCCACCGGCCGTTCCGCGCCGACGAATGGCTGCTGTACGACCAGGAGTCGCCGTCCGCGTCCGGCGGGCGGGGCCTCGGCCAGGCCCGCATCTACACGCGGGACGGCCGGCTCGCGATCACGGTGATCCAGGAGGGCGTGGTCCGGATCCCCCGCTAG
- a CDS encoding phosphatase codes for MPIPATPSRADLLDHLVRTRIAGDVATPRENNLSHYRKLANGDRNYWLGLELGDRWTDEQDVLAVMAERCGVNDDPEYRYGQDTIDPELTVDALERMAGRLRKAAAGRQRVLFATGHPGGLLDVHRATAAALRAAGCEIVVIPDGLTTDEGYVFQFADVAVLEHGATLWHTHSGEPMRAILKGLEGEGRPLPDLVVADHGWAGCAGQLGVDSMGYADCNDPALFLAEAEGTVQVTVPLDDHVTSPRHYDPMTAYLLDAAGLTNTG; via the coding sequence ATGCCGATACCCGCAACCCCCAGCCGCGCCGACCTCCTCGACCACCTCGTACGGACGCGTATCGCGGGCGACGTGGCCACCCCCCGCGAGAACAACCTCTCCCACTACCGCAAGCTCGCCAACGGCGACCGCAACTACTGGCTCGGCCTGGAGCTCGGCGACCGCTGGACCGACGAGCAGGACGTCCTCGCGGTCATGGCGGAGCGGTGCGGCGTGAACGACGACCCGGAGTACCGGTACGGCCAGGACACCATCGACCCGGAGCTGACGGTCGACGCGCTGGAGCGGATGGCGGGCCGGCTGCGCAAGGCCGCGGCGGGCCGGCAGCGCGTGCTGTTCGCGACGGGCCACCCGGGCGGCCTGCTGGACGTGCACCGCGCGACCGCCGCCGCCCTGCGCGCCGCGGGCTGCGAGATCGTGGTGATCCCGGACGGTCTGACCACGGACGAGGGGTACGTCTTCCAGTTCGCGGACGTCGCCGTCCTGGAGCACGGCGCGACGCTGTGGCACACCCACTCGGGCGAGCCGATGCGGGCGATCCTGAAGGGCCTGGAGGGCGAGGGCCGCCCGCTCCCCGACCTGGTCGTCGCCGACCACGGCTGGGCAGGCTGCGCGGGCCAGCTGGGCGTGGACTCCATGGGGTACGCGGACTGCAACGACCCGGCCCTGTTCCTCGCGGAGGCGGAGGGCACGGTCCAGGTGACCGTCCCCCTGGACGACCACGTCACCAGCCCCCGCCACTACGACCCGATGACGGCGTACCTGCTGGACGCGGCGGGCCTCACGAACACCGGCTGA
- a CDS encoding PucR family transcriptional regulator, with amino-acid sequence MPDPAVTAAPAVPPTAPVPLAALLGREELGLRQIAGPRDPATVIHWAHTSEMADPYPYLLGGELLLTAGVHVPRAAGPGPCFDAYVSRIVEAGGAALGFGVAPVHDTVPRALVEACDRYGLPLVEVPPRTTFSAVARAVWQLMAQARHTELRRVTEAQQSLAAAAARPDPVPSVLRQLAARVGGRAVLYAPDGGEAASAGRAPGAGTGAEVDGALAGLAAVVRPAGGGSGTGPAPSSASDTVAGAHLAAYALGAGRGFVLGVAAARRDPGDHTIASVGAVLLSLLTGEQQSGTGAARSSALVRLLLGAAPQEVAPLLDAGELWVVVHARPDGPAPDAVAASALGTVLGSPLVDVDGDVVRVLVPVGHRPEPAAPSGWTCGVSAAVAPREWGVADAQAGRALARARATRSALVRHGDGRLGLAGLIPPDEAAAHARTVLAPIAGTPALTETLRTWLSLHGSWDRTAVALGVHRNTVRQRVNRCAALLATDLDDPDTRMNLWFALSHI; translated from the coding sequence GTGCCGGACCCTGCCGTCACCGCCGCCCCCGCCGTCCCGCCCACTGCGCCGGTCCCGCTGGCCGCGCTGCTGGGCCGGGAGGAGCTGGGCCTGCGGCAGATCGCCGGCCCGCGCGATCCGGCCACGGTGATCCACTGGGCGCACACCTCGGAGATGGCGGACCCGTACCCGTACCTGCTCGGTGGCGAGCTGCTGCTCACGGCGGGGGTGCACGTTCCACGAGCGGCGGGGCCGGGCCCCTGCTTCGACGCGTACGTGTCGCGGATCGTCGAGGCGGGGGGCGCCGCGCTCGGCTTCGGGGTGGCGCCGGTGCACGACACGGTTCCGCGGGCCCTGGTCGAGGCCTGCGACCGGTACGGGCTGCCGCTCGTGGAGGTGCCGCCCCGCACGACCTTCTCGGCCGTGGCGCGGGCGGTCTGGCAGCTCATGGCCCAGGCCCGGCACACCGAGCTGCGGCGTGTCACGGAGGCCCAGCAGAGCCTGGCCGCCGCCGCGGCGCGTCCGGACCCGGTCCCGTCGGTGCTGCGGCAGCTCGCCGCGCGGGTGGGCGGCCGGGCCGTGCTGTACGCGCCGGACGGCGGGGAGGCGGCTTCGGCGGGGCGCGCGCCGGGAGCGGGCACCGGGGCGGAGGTGGACGGGGCCCTCGCCGGGCTGGCGGCCGTGGTGCGTCCCGCGGGCGGCGGGTCCGGCACCGGCCCCGCCCCCTCCTCCGCCAGTGACACCGTCGCCGGTGCGCATCTGGCCGCGTACGCCCTCGGGGCCGGCCGGGGTTTCGTGCTGGGCGTGGCGGCGGCGCGCCGCGACCCGGGCGACCACACCATCGCGTCCGTGGGAGCGGTGCTGCTCTCGCTGCTGACCGGGGAGCAGCAGAGCGGTACGGGGGCGGCCCGTTCCTCGGCGCTGGTCCGCCTGCTGCTGGGGGCCGCGCCGCAGGAGGTGGCGCCCCTGCTGGACGCCGGGGAGCTGTGGGTGGTCGTGCACGCGCGGCCGGACGGTCCGGCGCCGGACGCCGTGGCGGCGTCGGCGCTCGGGACGGTGCTGGGGTCGCCGCTGGTGGACGTGGACGGGGACGTCGTACGGGTGCTCGTCCCCGTGGGGCACCGCCCCGAGCCGGCCGCCCCGTCCGGGTGGACGTGCGGGGTGAGCGCGGCCGTCGCGCCGCGCGAATGGGGGGTCGCCGACGCCCAGGCGGGCCGTGCGCTGGCCCGGGCGAGGGCGACGCGGTCAGCGCTGGTCCGGCACGGCGACGGGCGGCTCGGGCTCGCGGGGCTGATCCCGCCGGACGAGGCCGCCGCGCACGCCCGTACGGTCCTGGCGCCGATCGCCGGCACCCCGGCCCTCACGGAGACCCTCCGCACGTGGCTGTCCCTGCACGGCAGCTGGGACCGGACGGCGGTGGCGCTGGGGGTGCACCGGAACACGGTGCGCCAGCGGGTGAACCGCTGCGCGGCGCTCCTGGCGACGGACCTGGACGACCCGGACACCCGCATGAACCTGTGGTTCGCCCTGAGCCACATCTGA
- the speB gene encoding agmatinase gives MNSNETPRGPVDSSRVPRYAGPATFARLPRLDEVGRTDVAVVGVPFDAGVSYRPGARFGGNAIREASRLLRPYNPAQDASPFALAQVADAGDIAANPFDVNEAVETIEGAADELLGTGARLMTLGGDHTIALPLLRAVARKHGPVALLHFDAHLDTWDTYFGAEYTHGTPFRRAVEEGILDTEALSHVGTRGPLYGRQDLSDDEKMGFGIVTSADIYRRGADEVADQLRQRIGDRPLYISIDIDCLDPAHAPGTGTPEAGGMTSRELLEILRGLASCRLVSADVVEVAPAYDHAEITSVAASHTAYELTTIMSRQIAEARAQ, from the coding sequence ATGAACAGCAACGAGACGCCCCGCGGGCCCGTCGACTCCTCCCGCGTACCGCGGTACGCGGGCCCGGCCACCTTCGCCCGGCTGCCCCGCCTCGACGAGGTCGGCAGGACCGATGTCGCCGTGGTCGGCGTGCCGTTCGACGCGGGCGTCTCGTACCGGCCCGGGGCCCGCTTCGGCGGGAACGCGATCCGCGAGGCGAGCCGGCTCCTGCGGCCCTACAACCCGGCGCAGGACGCCTCGCCGTTCGCCCTCGCGCAGGTCGCGGACGCCGGGGACATCGCCGCGAACCCCTTCGACGTCAACGAGGCGGTGGAGACCATCGAGGGCGCCGCCGACGAACTCCTCGGCACCGGCGCCCGGCTGATGACCCTCGGCGGCGACCACACCATCGCGCTGCCGCTGCTGCGCGCGGTCGCCCGCAAGCACGGCCCGGTGGCGCTCCTGCACTTCGACGCGCACCTCGACACCTGGGACACGTACTTCGGCGCCGAGTACACGCACGGCACCCCGTTCCGGCGGGCCGTCGAGGAGGGCATCCTCGACACCGAGGCGCTCTCCCACGTCGGCACCCGCGGCCCGCTGTACGGCCGGCAGGACCTGAGCGACGACGAGAAGATGGGCTTCGGCATCGTCACCTCCGCCGACATCTACCGGCGCGGCGCCGACGAGGTGGCCGACCAGCTCCGGCAGCGCATCGGCGACCGCCCGCTCTACATATCCATCGACATCGACTGCCTCGACCCGGCCCACGCGCCCGGCACCGGCACCCCCGAGGCCGGCGGCATGACCTCGCGCGAACTGCTGGAGATCCTGCGGGGCCTCGCCTCCTGCCGGCTGGTCTCCGCGGACGTCGTCGAGGTCGCCCCCGCGTACGATCACGCCGAGATCACCTCGGTCGCCGCCTCCCACACGGCGTACGAACTCACCACCATCATGTCCCGCCAGATTGCAGAGGCCCGAGCGCAGTGA